Part of the Paeniglutamicibacter sulfureus genome, CGGTAAACGATACGTCCGCGGTTGAGGTCATACGGACTGAGTTCCACCACTACGCGATCCTCTGGGAGGATTCGAATGTAGTGCTGACGCATCTTTCCCGAGATAGTTGCAAGTACAACGTGCCCGTTGGGCAGCTCAACACGGAACATCGCATTGGGCAGTGCCTCTGACACGGTGCCTTCTACCTCGATGACACCCTCTTTCTTGGCCATATCCTCCGCTAACTTTTGTTGCCGGCGGCTTTTGCCCCCGACAGGTTTATGGTCTTGGCCATCAAGAACAGAGGCACCCGAAGCGTGAGCTTTTGGGCACCAAGGAACAGACAACCAACAGTCAAGCCTACGTGGTATATGGCTTAAAGGGAAATCATAGTGGCCAACCGATTTGTTAGATCGCCCACACTTTTTGCGGGCAGCTGCCGCACCGGCCCGCAGGTGGACCGGTGCGGCAGAAAGCTATGAAGCGATGGGGGACGGCGTCACGCCGAAGGGGGCAAGGCCTGCCACTCCCCCGTCGTGGGCAGTCAGCACCCAGATGCCGCCCATGTGCACGGCAACCGAATGCTCCCACTGCGAGGCGCGCGCGCCGTCGACGGTGACAACCGTCCAGTCGTCCTCGAGCACCTTGGTCTCCAGGCCCCCGCGCACCAGCATGGGCTCGATGGCCAGGCACATGCCCGGCTTGATGCGGGGACCGCGGTGGCCGGTGCGGTAGTTGAGCACGTCCGGGGCCTGGTGCATTTCCGAACCGATGCCGTGGCCGACGTAGTCCTCCAGGATGCCCAGCGGCTTGCCCGGCACGGCCGAGACGAAGTCGTCGATGGCATCGCCGATCTGGCCGACGAAGCGGGCCTCGGCAAGCGCCGCGATGCCGCGCCACATGGCCTCCTGCGTGATGTCGGACAGTCGCTGGTCCTCCGGGTCCGCGTTGCCCACGATCACGGTGCGTGCCGAGTCGGCATGCCAGCCATCAATGATGGCGCCGCCGTCGATCTTCAGCACGTCCCCGTCCTTGAGCACGTACTCGCTCGGGAAGCCGTGGACGACCTCGTCGTTGACCGAGGCGCAGATGTTCGCGGGGAAGTCGTGGTAGCCCTTGAAGTTGGACGTCGCACCGTGGCGTTCGAGCACCGCGGCAAACACCTCGTCAAGGTGCGCGGTGGTGACCCCGATCTGTGCGGCGGCAACCGCTTCGTCCAGTGCCTCGGCCAGCACCAATCCGGCTTCCCGCATCTTCAGGATCTGCGTGTTGGTCTTGTACTCGATTTTTGGTTGGCGGAAAGCCATGGTGTGTGTCCCCTTCCAAGGAATCTTCTGGGCGGCGTTAGCGCAAAAACCGCGGGGATGTCGGCACATGTGGTGCCGGTCCCCGCGGTTTGCGCGTGTGCAAGCTATTTAGACGTTCTGTCCCAGCGCGCCCATGACGCGGTCGGTGACTTCGTCGATCTCGCCGATGCCGTCGACCAGGCGCACGATGCCGCGC contains:
- the infA gene encoding translation initiation factor IF-1, which gives rise to MAKKEGVIEVEGTVSEALPNAMFRVELPNGHVVLATISGKMRQHYIRILPEDRVVVELSPYDLNRGRIVYRYK
- the map gene encoding type I methionyl aminopeptidase, which translates into the protein MAFRQPKIEYKTNTQILKMREAGLVLAEALDEAVAAAQIGVTTAHLDEVFAAVLERHGATSNFKGYHDFPANICASVNDEVVHGFPSEYVLKDGDVLKIDGGAIIDGWHADSARTVIVGNADPEDQRLSDITQEAMWRGIAALAEARFVGQIGDAIDDFVSAVPGKPLGILEDYVGHGIGSEMHQAPDVLNYRTGHRGPRIKPGMCLAIEPMLVRGGLETKVLEDDWTVVTVDGARASQWEHSVAVHMGGIWVLTAHDGGVAGLAPFGVTPSPIAS